The DNA window GGAGCTGGCGATCGATGACCTGGGTCTCCACATCCTCATTCGCGCTGGGCAGGAAATCGAGATGGGTGTCTTCACCCTCCGAGGAGATGGGTGAGTCCAGGGAAAATTCATGAGACCCCAGGCGGCTCTCCATGTCGATGACGTCCTTTTCAGACACATTCATGCGTTCGGAGATGAGCTTGGGTACGGGCTCGTAACCGAGGGCGAGGAGTCGGTTCTTTTCTTTCTGGAGGTTGTAAAAGAGCTTTCTTTGCGCCTGGGTCGTCCCGATCTTGACGAGCCTCCAGTTGTCCATGATGAACTTCAGGATGTAGGCCCGTATCCAAAAAGAGGCGTAATAGGAAAATTTCACGCCCCTGTAAGGGTCGAATTTTCTGACCGCCTGCATGAGTCCGATGTTTCCCTCCTGGACGAGATCGAGAAAATTTCTCGTCCAGAACCTCTGAAAATCGAGGGCGATCTTCACCACGAGCCTGAGATTTGCAAGGACGATTTGAGAAGCGACCTTGGGATCCCGTGTCTCATAATATTCCCGTGTCAGTCGCTCTTCCTCCTCACGGGAGAGGAGGGGATGGCGGCTGATCTCCGCAAAATAACGATAGAGAAGTTCGTTTTCCTGCGGTACGACCGCTTCGACTTCATCTCCTCGAAGGGCCGGGAGGTGTTCGGAAGAAACCGGGGATTCATAGAGGTCATTCGGTTCCTCGGGCAGAGGACCTTCTTCGTCCAGGAGATCGATCTTGTGATCCATGACGGGTACAGATTAGTTGAGATGCAGGAAGGACGTCAAGGATCCCCGTCTTTCTTGTCAGTGCCATGCCCCTTTGGTAGAGTGCCGGAACGAAATGGCTGATAG is part of the Deltaproteobacteria bacterium genome and encodes:
- a CDS encoding RNA polymerase factor sigma-32, which produces MDHKIDLLDEEGPLPEEPNDLYESPVSSEHLPALRGDEVEAVVPQENELLYRYFAEISRHPLLSREEEERLTREYYETRDPKVASQIVLANLRLVVKIALDFQRFWTRNFLDLVQEGNIGLMQAVRKFDPYRGVKFSYYASFWIRAYILKFIMDNWRLVKIGTTQAQRKLFYNLQKEKNRLLALGYEPVPKLISERMNVSEKDVIDMESRLGSHEFSLDSPISSEGEDTHLDFLPSANEDVETQVIDRQLHDRLSSELDAFAMGLTGKEKVVFERRLLTEEPATLQELGKEFGLSRERVRQIEAKLKSRLIEFLRQKMPDLASHMEGSGKEV